The genomic window CTGCCACTTCAAAGTCAAAGCTGTTAAAATGAGGGGAGTCGAGTGCAGGGCTGCCGGTGTGGTACGCTCCTGCTGGTCCCATGCCAGAGAAATCCGTGTTGATTGGCAGGTCAGGAGCTTTGGCTTCCAGATTAGGGAGCGAGCATGCGCCTAGGTAACCCatggcagaggaagcagcagccCCTCCCATCAGCAGATAAACCGCCCTCACTGCTTGGGCATTACTGATAGTGCCATGGCGCAGACACCCTGGTGAATGTACGCCTCCTTTGTAATACTTTGTGCGAGGAGAACTCCTGCCTGTTGGGATTGAGtggtataaaaaacaaacaaacaaacaaacacagtcacTTGTTTGACTAGATTCTTTACTCTGGCTATGCATGAAAAACCGTTACAGACAAACAACACGCCCTACACTCACCTTTCTCCCGCGGGGAAGCACAAGTCATAGGCCCCGGGGAAGGTGCCTCTGTGTCGCTGACAGGTGGAGTTGGTGGATCTTTGTCGAGGATTTGCTCAGGCACCAGATCTCGGAGAGTAATTCGTGGTGGTGGCACCTGGTGTCGCTTACAAGGACTGAGAGGTGATGAGAGACTCTGTAGGGGGTAAAATAAGAGTccagaaaacatattttgcatTATAAAAGTGATGCTTATATTAAAACATTACAAACACATTTCTGTCTACagttttagccatgctagcagcccAGCTTTGGGAAAGGCAGTCAGTCTAAATGTCCACTGCTGTGACACAGaccaaaatatctcaacagttaTGGGATGGATTGGCATGAAAGTTGGTACAGGCAATCATATCCCTCTCAGGATGATCCCTTAATGAGCATCATCATCAGGTTGAACTTCAATTTAACCAATACTctagtttatgaccaaatacctgcaaaacatcCATCACCATCAGCTGTACTGTGTTTTACTTAATTCATATGTTATGCAGCCTTTGCTTTGATAATATGCAAAACTGCTGTCATGAAACACAAGCTGAGGCGTGACAGACGTGTTTCTGTATTGTGCATGCCCAGTTGTGCATAACAGCCAGTTATACTTCTGTCTCAGCGAGTCTCTGAGTCAAATCTTTCATGAGCGCACACACCCACTGAGGCAAAAGAGTGGTTCATGAATCGGTTAGCTAATGGCGGGTGAACGACATGAACCAGGGTACGTTTATGGAGATAAATTTGTCtcagtattattattacaaatctttttatatttgtgtcGATCTGATCACACAAATAATAATGAGACAAATCAGTCTCCATATACTTGAAAGAACCAGTCTTCTCATCTTTACCTGCTTCACATCAGCATGGCAGCAGTGTCGCTGTAAGCATTACTGTAACgctgatgttagcattgtgCAGCTTTACAGAGCTGCTAGCTCGGCTGTAGACTTGGTAAGGTTTACACATTTTCCAACGCAAATACCTTATTAAATCATTAACTCACCTGTTTCACTTTTTTCAGCACATTCAGCCATTGACTAAAAAGGGACAAACACATTTGTTATTACCTACTGTACACATCCTAACATCAATTCATCAGTTCAAGTGCATTCCAGTGAAACAACCAGGTATGTAGCAGGAGTGGAATGTGCAGTAGGGTGCCTGCCTGTCACTCTTGCACACTTCCTGCTGTACTGGGTGTAAGCTGAGATGTCCTATTTGAGATGAAAGGTATGCAGGAGAGGAAAATACGGTAAATAGGAATCTGGAGTGGCACTGGCCTTTTGTTCTTGACAAACATGCATAAAGACAAGAAACAGGGGGGAACAGCTAACCTGGGTCATCTGtctaaagattaaaaaaaaatccacccacCAGCACCTCTACAGCTCACTAATCAGGCTATCATATTATACCTCTCTTTTATTCCCTACAGGATGAGGAGGGTGAAAAtgacaagttgtggttttaGGAGGGTTATGTGCCAGACTAATTTTTGGATGACTTCCTGGACTGTTTCTATACTTCTGTGTAGCCtggctttatgctaagctaagctaagctaactggctgctggctgttgtGTCATatagtgctccagggatgatgtttttcaaaaagcctatgggatttctccattggattttggattattgcagaaaataagctctgagGTGAACAAACTattatgatacttacatgttttgttcagcaagatacaaataaacaccacttttatgattactgaagcctaaatgcaattggCAGATGTAAAAAgataacgttaggctataaacaaaccacACTACGGTTGAATGACCTTCTATCACCACCATAAAAAGACTGTAAAATTGTGTTCGGTGCGGCTCggtgtgatgatgttctgtagtctcatttagccacttgttatcAACCGCCTTTTTAAAGCCACACCTCAGCTTCGAAGTTCACAAGTGGGGTGTTTGCtaatgtgttttatgtcgtagaacaaaacgtacgtttcttcagcttgtgttaatcACAGACCTCATCTCAGGTGTCTAATCAAACACCCATTCAAAAAGACCAATTACCTTTGAGACAAGGGAATCATTTGTGGTACAATGCTAACTCATTTGTGGGTTTTAGGGCTAATTTCTGGGGCATAAGTTCAAAGGTCAAACATGTATTTGCGAGTGAGTGTTATTTTCTCATCAAACTCattgcaaaaatgtaaaaaatcttATTTCCCCAAATACTGGAACTATTCAGCTGAGTAACTGGTGGCACATTTGTGAAATTGCACCACAAAACTTTAGCTGGTTTTAACATGTGTCCATCATTTCACAGGCAAAGTCATTATACACTGTGAGCACCAGACCTGCAGTCTGCAGGGGTCTCAGTCATCAGCAGCAGGTACTTGCTCTGGGGGAGGATCAGGGCAAAGCAGCAATCCCTACTTCCACCGGAGGGCAACTTAGGCAGGTCTAGGATCTCTTTGCCTTCCACGATTGCCTCACAGCTGCTCTGCAACAGCACCAGCTGGTCAGGGGGAGATGAGGCATCGTGGCACACAAGGAGACTGCCCTCAGCTGTCAGGAGCAGAAATCTCTTCTTCCACTGTTTGAAAATAAATCCACCTGGATAAGAGAAGCAGGTTATTCTGTGATAAACATTTCCAATCATAAGCACGAAACACCTAAAGCTTATTGACAGTATTAAGTGTGGTCACAGTGATCATGATAGCAGTGAGAGCAGGGTACAGCTGGATTAAACACTCAGTCATTCTATCATCTCCGCAGATTAGAGGCAGTCAGGTGGTTGGAGGATCAAGGGGCTGCGGATGTGGCGCTCAACCAGTTGGGGAATGTTGACTATGATTTagcatcatcacacacacacatctggatCTACTCATTCTGTGTGCATacagtgaaaaaacacatgaacacactaaACAGAAATACAATCCCAAAAGCTAGTGAAATAAGTCTGAATAGGAGCAAGTGAGATTTAACCTGGTCTATGaatcttttttgtgtattttcagacacaTATTCAGATTCTTGTTATCAGGGTATGTACTATTTCATGGtcctatatttatttttgaaataatcTATCCATCCAATATCCTTAGAGGAGAAAATCATTATGATACTCCTCTCAAAATCCTGCTTGGTCTCAGAAGCATTGCTAACTCTAACATTCTTAATATCACAAAATGGTATGTGTCCTTTTGGCAAAATGTTCTAAAGAATTTGGGGAAACACTAGGATGCAAAATACA from Epinephelus lanceolatus isolate andai-2023 chromosome 11, ASM4190304v1, whole genome shotgun sequence includes these protein-coding regions:
- the LOC117265687 gene encoding uncharacterized protein LOC117265687, yielding MSVSGIHHGVLRMYGGFIFKQWKKRFLLLTAEGSLLVCHDASSPPDQLVLLQSSCEAIVEGKEILDLPKLPSGGSRDCCFALILPQSKYLLLMTETPADCSQWLNVLKKVKQSLSSPLSPCKRHQVPPPRITLRDLVPEQILDKDPPTPPVSDTEAPSPGPMTCASPREKGRSSPRTKYYKGGVHSPGCLRHGTISNAQAVRAVYLLMGGAAASSAMGYLGACSLPNLEAKAPDLPINTDFSGMGPAGAYHTGSPALDSPHFNSFDFEVADSDFDAFDCGGFTF